A part of Haloarchaeobius sp. HME9146 genomic DNA contains:
- a CDS encoding FAD-binding oxidoreductase, translated as MNVVVIGGGIVGLATAYSLADRGTDVVVCEKGSIGSGSTERSAGGIRHQFSTRVNVQLSRESVRVWESFEEEFGIDIAYRRAGYLLLAREEATADAFETNVEMQNEEGVDSRLLSPEDAAAVCPELDAEKFCAATYCPTDGFADPHLALQGFSQAATEAGAEIRTKTAVTAINTEDGEVVGVETEEDSLDADFVVNAAGPWAGRVAEMAGLDLPVAPRRRQVAVVDPETPVPDDVPLTIDLDTGSYFRPEREGSAIVGGHFAAEDPDVDPDGFDGNADLDWMIDAVEHAADYAGYFGPETRIKRGWAGLYAVTPDHHPIVEETIPGFVNAIGFSGHGFQHAPAVGQIVTELVLDGDASLVDIEPLSSDRFDAGELHDEQNVA; from the coding sequence ATGAACGTAGTCGTCATCGGCGGCGGAATCGTGGGCCTCGCCACCGCCTACTCGCTCGCCGACCGTGGCACCGACGTGGTCGTCTGCGAGAAGGGCAGTATCGGCTCGGGCAGCACCGAACGCTCGGCAGGCGGTATCAGACACCAGTTCTCGACGCGGGTCAACGTCCAGCTCTCCCGCGAGAGCGTCCGCGTCTGGGAGTCGTTCGAGGAGGAGTTCGGCATCGACATCGCCTACCGGCGCGCGGGGTACCTCCTGCTCGCACGCGAGGAGGCGACGGCCGATGCATTCGAGACGAACGTCGAGATGCAGAACGAGGAGGGCGTCGACAGCCGACTCCTCTCGCCAGAGGACGCCGCGGCGGTCTGCCCGGAGCTCGACGCCGAGAAGTTCTGCGCCGCGACGTACTGCCCCACGGACGGCTTCGCGGACCCGCACCTCGCCCTCCAGGGGTTCTCACAGGCCGCGACCGAGGCAGGCGCGGAGATACGCACCAAGACGGCGGTCACGGCCATCAACACGGAAGACGGCGAGGTGGTCGGCGTGGAGACGGAAGAAGATAGTCTCGATGCGGACTTCGTCGTGAACGCGGCCGGGCCGTGGGCGGGGCGCGTGGCCGAGATGGCCGGCCTCGACCTCCCCGTTGCCCCACGGCGGCGGCAGGTCGCGGTCGTCGACCCGGAGACGCCGGTCCCGGACGACGTGCCGCTCACCATCGACCTCGACACGGGCTCGTACTTCCGGCCCGAACGCGAGGGGAGTGCCATCGTCGGCGGGCACTTCGCGGCGGAGGACCCCGACGTGGACCCCGATGGCTTCGACGGGAATGCCGACCTCGACTGGATGATCGACGCGGTCGAACACGCCGCGGACTACGCCGGCTACTTCGGCCCGGAGACCAGAATCAAGCGCGGCTGGGCGGGCCTGTACGCCGTCACGCCCGACCACCATCCCATCGTCGAGGAGACGATACCGGGGTTCGTCAACGCCATCGGCTTCTCGGGCCACGGCTTCCAGCACGCCCCCGCAGTCGGCCAGATAGTCACCGAACTCGTTCTCGATGGGGACGCCTCGCTGGTCGACATCGAACCCCTGTCGAGCGACCGGTTCGACGCTGGCGAGTTGCACGACGAGCAGAACGTGGCATAG
- a CDS encoding pyridoxal phosphate-dependent aminotransferase, whose translation MTMKVSDRVSSVPPSGIRKFFELAEERDDVISLGVGEPDFSAPWAARDAAIDALERGKTSYTANRGKRELREEISRHVDDLYDQQYDPDEEILVTTGVSEGVDVALRALVDPGDTVAVVEPAYISYVPGVIFAGGEPLRIQTKEEDEFKLTREALESAGAADADLLMLCYPNNPTGAVMTESDLEPIADFAREHDLTVISDEIYADLQYENDHTSIATLEGMRERTVVFNGFSKAYAMTGLRLGYAMAPPEAIAAMNRIHQYIMLSAPTTAQHAALEALRSCDDEVEYMVSQYDRRRRFVLSRFEEMGIDCFRARGAFYVFPEVPGGYTSEEFAEALLKEQGVAAVPGSAFGESGEGHLRVSYATGLDELREAMDRIETFVSE comes from the coding sequence GTGACAATGAAGGTCTCAGACAGGGTGTCCTCGGTCCCGCCGTCGGGCATCCGCAAGTTCTTCGAACTCGCCGAGGAGCGCGACGACGTCATCTCGCTGGGTGTCGGTGAACCCGACTTCTCCGCGCCGTGGGCGGCCCGCGACGCGGCCATCGACGCCCTCGAACGCGGGAAGACGAGCTACACCGCCAACCGGGGCAAGCGCGAGCTCCGCGAGGAGATCTCCCGACACGTCGACGACCTGTACGACCAGCAGTACGACCCGGACGAGGAGATTCTCGTCACCACGGGCGTCAGCGAGGGCGTCGACGTGGCCCTGCGGGCGCTGGTCGACCCCGGTGACACGGTCGCGGTCGTCGAACCGGCGTACATCTCGTACGTCCCCGGTGTCATCTTCGCCGGCGGGGAACCACTCCGCATCCAGACCAAAGAGGAGGACGAGTTCAAGCTGACCCGCGAGGCGCTGGAGTCGGCAGGAGCCGCCGACGCGGACCTGCTGATGCTGTGCTACCCGAACAACCCGACCGGGGCCGTGATGACCGAGTCCGACCTCGAACCAATCGCCGACTTCGCCCGGGAGCACGATTTGACGGTCATCTCCGACGAGATATACGCCGACCTCCAGTACGAGAACGACCACACCTCCATCGCGACCCTGGAGGGCATGCGCGAGCGCACCGTCGTCTTCAACGGCTTCTCGAAGGCCTACGCGATGACCGGGCTCCGGCTCGGCTACGCGATGGCCCCGCCCGAGGCCATCGCGGCGATGAACCGGATTCACCAGTACATCATGCTGTCCGCACCGACGACCGCCCAGCACGCCGCGCTGGAAGCACTCCGGAGCTGTGACGACGAGGTGGAGTACATGGTGAGCCAGTACGACCGCCGCCGGCGGTTCGTCCTCTCCCGCTTCGAGGAGATGGGCATCGACTGCTTCCGGGCTCGCGGGGCGTTCTACGTCTTCCCGGAGGTGCCCGGCGGCTACACGTCCGAGGAGTTCGCCGAGGCCCTGCTGAAGGAGCAGGGCGTCGCTGCGGTCCCGGGTAGCGCCTTCGGCGAGAGCGGTGAGGGCCACCTGCGCGTCTCCTACGCGACCGGCCTCGACGAGTTGCGCGAGGCGATGGACCGCATCGAGACGTTCGTCTCGGAGTGA
- a CDS encoding thioredoxin family protein — MVLLDSDTDMQKGDAAPDFELPGVDGNTYSLDDFSDYEGLLVVFTCNHCPYAQAKFDLLNELADEYDDVAVVGINPNDAEEYPDDSFEAMQEWAEDGRIQYDAYLRDESQEVARAYGAVCTPDPFLFERDAGEFELVYQGRLDDAMNPDAEPTRFHIREAIDALLAGEEVDLEWQPSQGCSIKWKDD; from the coding sequence ATGGTTCTGCTCGACTCCGACACCGACATGCAGAAAGGCGACGCCGCACCGGACTTCGAACTCCCCGGCGTCGACGGGAACACCTACTCCCTCGACGATTTCAGCGACTACGAGGGGCTGCTGGTCGTGTTCACCTGCAACCACTGCCCGTACGCGCAGGCCAAGTTCGACCTCCTGAACGAGCTCGCCGACGAGTACGACGACGTGGCCGTCGTCGGCATCAACCCGAACGACGCCGAGGAGTACCCCGACGACTCCTTCGAGGCCATGCAGGAGTGGGCCGAGGACGGGCGCATCCAGTACGACGCCTATCTCCGCGACGAGAGCCAGGAGGTCGCCCGTGCCTACGGTGCGGTCTGCACCCCGGACCCGTTCCTGTTCGAGCGGGATGCCGGCGAGTTCGAACTCGTCTACCAGGGCCGCCTCGACGACGCGATGAACCCCGACGCCGAGCCGACGCGGTTCCACATCCGCGAGGCCATCGACGCATTGCTGGCCGGTGAGGAAGTCGACCTGGAGTGGCAGCCGTCGCAGGGCTGTTCCATCAAGTGGAAGGACGACTAA
- a CDS encoding acyl-CoA synthetase — protein MPAHGHNLTDYEALRENFSWDDIYAEADWDAPDRLNIGHEVCDRHAEDRSRVALYYVGTDGETETVPFWELRDRSNRFANVLDDLVDEGDRVFSYMPRVPEHYVALVGTLKTGAVWGSVNERFGPDGISYRLDDCDAKVVVTTAKNRDTIDRALEDAPSVEHVIVLSRDGRGIRQGDISFRAAVEDASREYEPAETGGEDDALLYYTSGTTGLAKGVQHKHRWVAGVAATQRFAVDLQPEDCYWSTGDLGWLTGPINTLGAWFWGATLFTYEGEFDPETWADLLDEYPISVLFSVPTAYRMLRANEEVLDGKSLDLRHALSIGEPLSGGVVEWAEDRLGVTVHDTYGQTETGNMIINNYPTMDVKPGSMGRPLPGIEAAVVDPETGEELEPGETGEIAQRGDYPCFFAGYWQKPEKTEDCFVNDWYLSGDLAHVDEDGYFWFEGRADDVILSSGYRIGPFEVESSLGEHPAVAEAAVVPKPHEERGNIVKAYVVCTDEYEGSDALVTELQNHVKDELSAHEYPREIEFVEELPKTVTGKIRRTELRDRTDDPTA, from the coding sequence ATGCCTGCACACGGTCACAACCTCACGGACTACGAGGCACTGCGCGAGAACTTCTCCTGGGACGATATCTACGCCGAGGCCGACTGGGACGCCCCGGACCGGCTGAACATCGGCCACGAGGTGTGCGACCGCCACGCCGAGGACCGCTCCCGGGTCGCACTCTACTACGTGGGGACCGACGGCGAGACGGAGACGGTCCCGTTCTGGGAGCTGCGGGACCGCTCGAACCGGTTCGCGAACGTCCTCGACGACCTCGTCGACGAGGGTGACCGCGTCTTCTCGTACATGCCGCGAGTGCCCGAACACTACGTCGCGCTCGTCGGGACACTCAAGACCGGCGCAGTGTGGGGCTCGGTGAACGAGCGCTTCGGTCCCGACGGCATCTCTTACCGGCTCGACGACTGCGACGCGAAGGTGGTCGTCACGACCGCGAAGAACCGCGACACCATCGACCGGGCGCTCGAAGACGCTCCTTCCGTCGAGCACGTCATCGTCCTCTCGCGGGACGGCCGTGGCATCCGCCAGGGCGACATCAGCTTCCGGGCGGCCGTGGAAGACGCGAGCCGCGAGTACGAGCCTGCCGAGACCGGCGGCGAAGACGACGCGCTGCTCTACTACACCAGCGGGACGACCGGGTTGGCCAAAGGTGTCCAGCACAAGCATCGCTGGGTCGCGGGCGTCGCGGCCACCCAGCGATTCGCGGTCGACCTCCAGCCGGAGGACTGCTACTGGTCGACGGGCGACCTCGGCTGGCTCACCGGCCCCATCAACACCCTCGGGGCGTGGTTCTGGGGGGCGACCCTGTTCACCTACGAGGGCGAGTTCGACCCCGAGACCTGGGCCGACCTGCTCGACGAGTACCCCATCTCCGTCCTCTTCTCGGTCCCGACCGCCTATCGCATGCTCCGCGCGAACGAGGAGGTCCTCGACGGGAAATCGCTTGACCTGCGCCACGCGCTCTCCATCGGTGAACCGCTCTCGGGCGGCGTCGTGGAGTGGGCAGAGGACCGCCTCGGCGTGACCGTCCACGACACCTACGGCCAGACCGAGACGGGCAACATGATAATCAACAACTACCCGACGATGGATGTCAAGCCCGGCAGCATGGGCCGGCCCCTCCCCGGTATCGAGGCGGCAGTCGTGGACCCCGAGACCGGCGAGGAGCTGGAGCCGGGCGAGACCGGAGAGATCGCCCAGCGCGGGGACTACCCCTGCTTCTTCGCGGGCTACTGGCAGAAGCCAGAGAAGACCGAGGACTGCTTTGTCAATGATTGGTACCTCTCGGGCGACCTCGCACACGTGGACGAGGACGGCTACTTCTGGTTCGAGGGCCGGGCCGACGACGTCATCCTCTCCTCGGGCTACCGCATCGGTCCGTTCGAGGTCGAGTCCTCGCTGGGTGAACACCCCGCCGTCGCCGAGGCCGCCGTGGTTCCTAAGCCCCACGAAGAACGCGGCAACATCGTGAAGGCGTACGTCGTCTGCACCGACGAGTACGAGGGGTCGGATGCCCTCGTGACCGAACTGCAGAACCACGTCAAGGACGAGCTCTCGGCCCACGAGTACCCGCGCGAGATAGAGTTCGTCGAGGAGCTCCCGAAGACCGTCACCGGGAAGATCCGGCGCACCGAGTTGCGGGACCGGACCGACGACCCGACAGCCTGA
- a CDS encoding Lrp/AsnC family transcriptional regulator, with product MSARDDLLELLLENARHTTADLARMTDMTEEEVAAAVAALEDEGVVRGYQAIVDWDETDRELVRATVELNVTLDRETSYQDIAERIARFPQVKTLRLVSGDYDFLMEVEDESMHDVSIFISEKVAPVPEVTQTVTHYVMTTYKDRGVTFGDGDDDDRLSVSP from the coding sequence ATGAGCGCACGGGACGACCTGCTCGAACTGCTGCTGGAGAACGCTCGTCACACGACGGCGGACCTCGCCCGGATGACCGACATGACCGAGGAGGAGGTAGCAGCAGCGGTCGCGGCGCTCGAAGACGAGGGCGTCGTCCGTGGCTACCAGGCCATCGTCGACTGGGACGAGACCGACCGCGAACTCGTTCGCGCGACGGTCGAACTCAACGTCACGCTCGACCGCGAGACGAGCTACCAGGACATCGCAGAGCGCATCGCGCGCTTCCCGCAGGTGAAGACCCTGCGGCTCGTCAGCGGCGACTACGACTTCCTGATGGAGGTCGAAGACGAGTCGATGCACGACGTCTCCATCTTCATCTCGGAGAAGGTCGCACCCGTGCCAGAGGTCACCCAGACGGTCACCCACTACGTCATGACGACGTACAAGGACCGGGGTGTCACCTTCGGTGACGGCGACGACGACGACCGCCTCTCCGTCTCACCGTGA
- a CDS encoding S8 family peptidase — protein MNERDTEGWSRRDLLKSAATGGVLVGLGAVVLDRMDRYIVGAREADAATAAASVSDVHHERIELGGDSPLTLIVGAYSETSSQSLRTREDVAFVQRDRRLTLYSTPGDATSDRATAGDQILPWGIDRVDADVAHDEGAKGEGVHVGIIDSGIDASHPDIEANLADPSDDGNHRAWAECRGEDCTHPWSDDGGHGTHVAGTVAARAGDGGIVGVAPDATLHALKVCGAGGGCRTSDIVAAIRYAADQGWDVVNLSLGSAQPSPALQAAGQYARGAGTLLVAAAGNRGQPDSVGYPAAYDEFVAVSATDIDDEIASFSSTGPEVDIAAPGKGVCSALVDGYGVRDGTSMASPHVTGAVAQLLAAGYSPEAALEELAATAEDLGLTSDEQGAGLLDVAASLGYDSGDDGTGDGTSCPPGA, from the coding sequence ATGAACGAGAGAGACACCGAGGGATGGTCACGCCGCGACCTGCTCAAGAGCGCCGCGACGGGTGGCGTCCTCGTCGGACTGGGTGCCGTCGTCCTCGACCGGATGGACCGCTACATCGTCGGGGCGCGGGAGGCCGACGCTGCCACTGCCGCCGCGTCTGTCTCGGACGTGCACCACGAGCGCATCGAACTCGGTGGGGACTCCCCGCTGACGCTCATCGTGGGAGCCTACTCGGAGACCAGCAGCCAGTCACTGCGCACCCGCGAGGACGTGGCGTTCGTCCAGCGCGACCGCAGGCTGACGCTCTACTCGACACCCGGCGACGCCACCAGCGACCGCGCCACGGCTGGCGACCAGATTCTCCCGTGGGGCATCGACCGCGTCGACGCCGACGTGGCCCACGACGAGGGCGCGAAGGGTGAGGGGGTCCACGTGGGTATCATCGACAGCGGCATCGACGCGAGCCATCCCGACATCGAGGCGAACCTCGCGGACCCCTCGGACGATGGGAACCACCGTGCGTGGGCGGAGTGCCGGGGTGAGGACTGCACCCACCCGTGGTCGGACGATGGTGGCCACGGAACCCACGTCGCGGGCACCGTCGCTGCCCGGGCCGGTGACGGCGGTATCGTCGGCGTCGCCCCGGACGCGACCCTGCACGCGCTGAAGGTGTGCGGGGCCGGTGGTGGCTGCCGAACCTCCGACATCGTCGCGGCTATCCGATACGCGGCCGACCAGGGCTGGGACGTGGTGAACCTGAGTCTCGGGTCGGCACAGCCGTCGCCGGCGCTGCAGGCCGCCGGGCAGTACGCCCGTGGCGCAGGGACTCTCCTCGTCGCGGCCGCCGGCAACCGGGGCCAGCCGGACTCGGTGGGCTACCCCGCGGCCTACGACGAGTTCGTCGCCGTCTCCGCGACCGACATCGACGACGAGATCGCCTCGTTCTCCTCGACCGGTCCGGAGGTGGACATCGCGGCTCCCGGCAAGGGCGTCTGCTCGGCCCTCGTGGACGGGTACGGCGTCCGCGACGGCACGTCGATGGCGTCGCCCCATGTGACCGGGGCTGTCGCACAGCTCCTTGCCGCCGGGTACTCCCCGGAAGCGGCCCTCGAGGAGCTCGCCGCGACAGCCGAGGACCTCGGACTGACGAGCGACGAACAGGGAGCCGGCCTCCTCGACGTGGCGGCGTCGCTGGGCTACGACTCCGGCGACGACGGCACCGGCGACGGGACGAGCTGTCCACCCGGGGCGTGA
- the eis gene encoding enhanced intracellular survival protein Eis, whose amino-acid sequence MSDYRPLPDEDRETFHAYTSYAFSPHQEPDEFDPEADHWKLGADRGLYDGDDVLCVCRHYWFETTWRGVPIEMPGLSAVASPPEHRHGGNVREMLLASLKEYRERGAPLSALWPFKYSFYRKYGWDTTNHRGELEFDPEVLADVVADVGDEGRFRKLDGDDWEAVDAVYREQTAGEDLSIDRTEDWWRHHWFEGWDSDPYVYGWERDGEVAGYVNYKIESDDGDKTFAGWELGAVDHQAFLHCLRFIYSHDSQVSTVTLHTGPDPVFLDLVDDPQNVTLRRKTGPMVRVVDVVDALETIPYPSGIETSLVFDVDDPLADWNDGRFELVVEDGTGTCTSTDAAPDVTLDIAALSQLVIGYRPVSRLVKTADIEAARPAREDLGALFPPRNVFCRDSF is encoded by the coding sequence ATGTCCGACTACCGCCCACTCCCCGACGAGGACCGGGAGACGTTCCACGCGTACACGAGCTACGCGTTCAGTCCCCACCAGGAGCCGGACGAGTTCGACCCCGAGGCGGACCACTGGAAGCTCGGGGCGGACCGCGGCCTCTACGACGGCGACGACGTACTCTGTGTCTGCCGACACTACTGGTTCGAGACGACCTGGCGCGGCGTCCCCATCGAGATGCCGGGCCTCTCGGCGGTCGCCTCCCCGCCGGAACACCGCCACGGTGGGAACGTCCGCGAGATGCTGCTGGCGTCCCTGAAGGAGTACCGCGAGCGGGGCGCACCGCTCTCCGCGCTGTGGCCGTTCAAGTACAGCTTCTACCGAAAGTACGGCTGGGACACGACCAACCACCGGGGCGAGCTGGAGTTCGACCCAGAGGTGCTCGCGGACGTCGTCGCCGACGTCGGTGACGAGGGTCGGTTCCGCAAACTCGACGGCGACGACTGGGAAGCCGTCGACGCGGTCTACCGCGAGCAGACCGCAGGTGAGGACCTCTCCATCGACCGCACCGAGGACTGGTGGCGTCACCACTGGTTCGAGGGCTGGGACTCGGACCCCTACGTCTACGGCTGGGAGCGCGACGGCGAGGTCGCGGGCTACGTCAACTACAAGATCGAATCCGACGACGGCGACAAGACGTTCGCCGGCTGGGAACTCGGCGCGGTCGACCACCAGGCCTTCCTGCACTGTCTTCGCTTCATCTACTCCCACGACTCGCAGGTCTCCACGGTGACCCTGCACACCGGCCCCGACCCGGTCTTCCTCGACCTGGTCGACGACCCGCAGAACGTCACTTTGAGACGCAAGACTGGCCCGATGGTTCGCGTCGTGGACGTGGTCGACGCACTGGAGACCATCCCGTACCCGTCGGGCATCGAGACGAGCCTCGTCTTCGACGTCGACGACCCGCTCGCGGACTGGAACGACGGCCGGTTCGAACTCGTCGTCGAGGATGGCACGGGAACCTGCACCTCGACGGATGCAGCCCCCGACGTGACCCTCGACATCGCGGCACTCTCACAGCTCGTCATCGGGTACAGGCCCGTCTCTCGACTGGTGAAGACGGCCGATATCGAGGCTGCCCGCCCTGCCCGCGAAGACCTCGGCGCACTGTTCCCGCCACGGAACGTCTTCTGCCGGGACTCCTTCTGA